The genomic interval TCTATCGGCGCTTGTTTCTTCACGGGTACCTCGACGTCTTTGAGTAACTCGACTGCGAGGGCAAGTGATTCAGGGTCTTCGTACTGAGCAAAACCAAACAAGTCCCCCTTGTGCTCTGACAGATGGGACTGAGCCGAGCCCCATCTTTGCACCCTGCCAACTGCGTTCAACAGCTTTTGAATtccctcttcgccgcccACGCCACTCGGAATCTTGTGCACGAATATTGTTCGCAGTCGCTCctcgggggtgggtggtacTAGTGACTGTATATTCTCTCTCATCTGCGCCCGGGACTGGTCGTGCCTGTCTGAACCAAGACCAAGTCTGGCTGATGTGGGGGTATGAGAATCTCTTCGATCGGTCAGAGAGGCGCCAGGCTTGAGAGGCGGGACGGTGGGGCCGAGGCGAATCACCGGAGCgttgaagttgatgttgggaAGAGTGGGCGGTGGTTGAAAGGATGCAGGCAGGCCGCTTGGTCGATTAGCTTGAGCAGAGAGACTAGACTGCTGGACAcccgggggtggtgccatTCCAGGGGCAGAGGACATGCCTGGAGGGGGCCCTGGAGTAGATCGGTTAGGAACAGCGGAACATGAGGCTGGGGGACGACAGCATACCTAGACCGGGAGGTGGTGCCATTCCAGGAGCATGAGTAGCGCCCGGGAAGGCAGCATAGCTGGGAGGAGCGCCATAAGGCGGGGCTATAGAGTAAAAAGTGTCAGCATCAGCTACCAAGAACGAGGCTGTGATGAAAGTTGAGGATCGCGGCGAGCAAGGCTGACCCACCTCCATAAGGATTGTATGCCATCGCCGAGACGTGGCAGCGGGGTTGATATGAATGAAGCTGTGGTCTCGAGAGGTGGTTCTTGGATAATATTCTGGCTTGGCGCGACAATCGTAGGGTATTGTGATGGGAGCGTGGTGAATGATGCAGAGGTCAAATTTGTTGTCTTGACGGCGACTGGCAAAAGTTCAACTCCAACGACTGACACAGCTAAGTGCACGGTCCATCGCCATGGCGGTACTTGGTACTTCTGGCCCACCTTTGCAGTGTCTCAGCCACGTGACTTGGTAGTGAATGAAGTCAAGAATACCTCAATGGTTGCTCCAAAACTCCATTATCAAGAATATAAACGTCCTTCTGGATAGCTATCAAGATCTGAAAGCCAGTCAGGGAAGCATGTTTGAGGTGTGCTGCCTCTAGTAGGCTCTGACATGCACAGTGGGAGAAGCACCAGCCACACATCAAACAACgacaccagccacagctaCCAACCAATTCGGAGATAGCCGTGCCGAGCGCGCGACTTCAAGAAAATAATTCGAAACCTTTGACAGTCCTGAGCACCTCAACGGCAGCGCCACGGATATCCGTGATCAATTGCGTacgctctctctctgttgGATCCCTGCTTCGTCTGCCATAGATACTGACATTCCCTCCCTCAGAATCATGGAGTTCCGCCCACTCGCCCAGATCTGCCGCacggcaacatcatcatcaaccaaaccatcacccctcctcaacctcacccaaaCCTCTCACTTCTCCACTGCCCGAGTGCTCCGTCGAGAAgccaccgctgccgccccttcaccatccaccaccaccaccaccactacctcCCGCCCCCAGCAAAAaatcctcggcctcgcctcCAAACTCAACCGCACCCCCGCCCCTAGACCACCCCCTCTCAAAGTCGACCCCTTGTTCggtccctcctcttcctcctccaccggctccctctccacctcccgctcCAGCCTCTTTAACCGCACCGTCGGCAAAAAGGAAACCCAAGTCTTCtccgccatcatcaaccgcGACGCCAAAGAATCCCTCAGCAAAGAATCCAGCggcaccctctccaacctgaCCACCGCCTTGTTCATGACAAACGCCGGCCTCCAAACCCCCGACATCCGTCTCCGTCCTACCAGCGGCCGTACCGTCCCCGTCAAGAGCAACGATCCCGCCAGAGCGTTCAAGGTGCTCAACGCGCTGTGCAGACACAATAACTTGTCGAACACGGTCAGGGAGCAGAGGTTCCATGAGCGGCCGGCgctcaagaggaagaggaagctgagggagaggtggaggacgaggttcAAGGATGGGTTTGTGGCGGTTATCGACCGGACGATGGAGTTGAGGAAGCAGGGGTGGTAAGGGCAGGACTGAAGGAAAGGGTGGGTAGGGAGGGGTGTAGATCTTGTAACAACAATAATCACGAGAGGTCACAAAAACAGACTGTGTTTggtatttttctttctggtATTATGTATCATCTGCCTTGGCCTTTCGCTGCCCATCTTGGGAGGTGTATACAAACTGCAAGATATGCAAACTGCAAAACCTCAAAAAAACAGCATTCATCCCATCGCTATACCTAAAAATCACTCCCAGCCCAATTCCTTCCCCTCATTACCGGCGTGCCCACCGGACTCGTCGCAATCTTCGGTCTGCTCATAAACACCGCCTCATaatcatcctccttcccctcatTAATCAACTCCTCGGCAATCAACAGCGTGGTGTTTCCCTCATCCTGATAActatcctctccttcctcatccaACGAAGAAAAATATGCACTCCTCGGTCTTCCTGCCTGATTctggggagtggtgggtgCCGCTTTGGCCTGCCGGAGGGATCTCCTCCGCTCAATCTGAGCCTTTTGCTTGACGGCTTCAAAGTTGGCCATGGAGCGGCGGGTGCGGGAAACGAGGTCTTCGTAGCCGTTTGTGCCTgtcggtggggagggaggggtgatagaaggaggttggggttgcttTTGCGGTTCGGGGGCCGGGGAGTCGAGGAGCAGGTCGTCGTCTTCGGCGGAGACACGCAGGTTGGCGTGGGAGGTGCGCCGCGCCATGGAGAGGCGGGTTCGTTCGGCTAGGGAGAGGGTGTGCCTGCTTCGCTTgatcggggagggggaggcgttGCTGACGGAGGCGAGGATTTGGTCGGCCATTTCctgggttggagatggcaaCTCTTCTGGCGGGGAGGGAAGTTGGGGGGAGAGTTGTGGCGCAGGTAAAACGGTATTCCGTgttggggttagggttggctTGGGTGGTGAACTGAGACGCCTTCGTGGGCTCTgagtgggtgtgggtgtctGGGTAGGTTCCCgtcttcttggtgatggtgtaTTCGATTTGATGGTGGCTGACCGGCGGAGAGCGTGAcgggagggtgttgttgggatTTCATTCACGTCAATTTCATCGTGGTAAAACGACTGTGCCTTTCGAAGAACCGGCTCAAACACCGGCTCGAGCTTGATCGGGTCCCGGCGCGGAGGTGATGGGCGGACCGCGATTGGCGTTGGCTCATGGTCGCTAATGTCTGAGATCTCCTCGCTCTCGGACTCGACAACGCCGTCCAAATCTAATGGCGGAACTACCGTGGGCGCTTGTTGGAAGAAGGATGGAATGTGGGTCGCGCTGGGAGTAATGCCATCCAACTCGGCCTTGAGATTCGAAATCAACTTCTCGTACTCGTGATCGAAATCGCTCGCCCTACTTGAGGCCAGCTTCTTTGTGCTTGCCCGCCCCATATGGAGGGTCTCGTGTCCTCGAAATCCAAGATCAATACCCCTTGGTCGCTCCTGTGCTCCAGCCTGTCGTGTGGTAGACCCTGATGCGGTGTCCCCAAACATCCTCTGGCGGAAGCCCTGCCACCTTTCCAGCCTCTCCCTCTGGCTTCTAACACGGTCGTCGAGCTGTTCCAGCAACCCAGGCTCTTTTTCGTCCAGCTCAGCCAACCGATCAGATTgaaccctcctccaaaccctgTCAAAGGGCGCTGACAAGACTCCATCTCTCTGGGCCTGGCTGTCCCCATGCAGGAGCGTCTCCATCCAGCGCTCGCTTCCCGTCCAGTTGTTCCTAACAGTCTTCCATACATCTCGTCTGGTCTGTTCAGGcactccttcctcgccgtcgtcgcctTGGTCTTGCTGTTGCCTCCGCCTGCGTGCAATGCCTCGTTCTTTGTCTGCCAATAATTCGGCAAAGCTGTTGAATCTCTTTCTCAATGCATTCTTTTCGTCCAATGTTCTTTGCAAAGAGACCCTATGCGCCAGGACCAACACCGTCAGCTCTGTCTTGTCCCCAGAATAGCCCATATTCTCCAGCGCCAGTGCTTGAGCCAGTGGTGGACTCATTGGGTCGCGCGAGTTGAGCTGCCTCTCCGCGACGACTTTCTTCAAGACGACCGACGAGAATACCGCCAAGACCTCTTCCAGCCTCTCGCCCTTGCACTCGTCCAGCATCGTCTTGCGCACCACGGCATCTCTTCCCAGGACCccattcttcttggcttgTTCCAATTGTCTCAGCAAGGCGGCGCGCAGGTTCAGCGACTGAACCTGGTCGTTCGGAGGGAAGAATGGAAGCAATTTGTTTCTTGTTTCGTCCCTGTCGTAGAGAGCGAAGAGGTGGTACAGGGCCCATTCGACGCATTGGACGCGCTTCTTCTGTCCGCCGGCATCTTTGGCGTTGAATGTCGAGGGAGAGATACCGGGCCAGTCAGGCGAGAGGTCTaggtcgaggaggcggaggttcGTCAGAAACAGCGAgacgttggagatggaggtcgGTGAAGCGACAACGGGCAACGAGACTGATGGGTGCTGGGGCGGCGGGGCAGCTGGGGCAGTCCCACGGATTGAGTTCAAGGTCGTCGAGGGAGGCGGTTTGCTAGGATGGGAGGGCGCACGGGTCGGGCGAGTGCAGGTGGCAATGGATGTGGTCGAGGTAAGGTTCGCCATGGCTGGAGCATCTTCTTCTCTAACACCAACTTTGCAAGATTCCAGGTTCGCTGATGACTGGGCTAGTCCAGTCAGTGAATTGGGGACTGCGCAACCAGTCGCAAACAGAGGAAAACGAGTGACGCTTCCAGAGCGTCGTCTGGGAAAGAGAGACAGGGCAAACTTCAGGCGGTCAAGAGGCAGAACAGCTGGCAATTGCACACACAATGGACACACGTGGACGGCGCATTCGGCAACACCAAAGCTCCCTCGATCATGCACGTAGCGGGTGGTAAACAATCTAAGTGGGGCCGCTCGAGTCGCATGCGCTAGCCAACAGCACTGCCAGTGATTGGCCCCGTTGCTAGGGGCattcagggttagggtacaTGATCAGTCATGCTCCAAGTTGCTCTGTCTCAACATGCATCAACATTCACAGGGCCCAAGTTGGCCATTTGTTTGGCCAGATAT from Podospora pseudoanserina strain CBS 124.78 chromosome 6, whole genome shotgun sequence carries:
- a CDS encoding hypothetical protein (EggNog:ENOG503P6MY; COG:S) — protein: MFELPTNSEIAVPSARLQENNSKPLTVLSTSTAAPRISVINCFRPLAQICRTATSSSTKPSPLLNLTQTSHFSTARVLRREATAAAPSPSTTTTTTTSRPQQKILGLASKLNRTPAPRPPPLKVDPLFGPSSSSSTGSLSTSRSSLFNRTVGKKETQVFSAIINRDAKESLSKESSGTLSNLTTALFMTNAGLQTPDIRLRPTSGRTVPVKSNDPARAFKVLNALCRHNNLSNTVREQRFHERPALKRKRKLRERWRTRFKDGFVAVIDRTMELRKQGW
- a CDS encoding hypothetical protein (EggNog:ENOG503P0X0; COG:S), with the protein product MANLTSTTSIATCTRPTRAPSHPSKPPPSTTLNSIRGTAPAAPPPQHPSVSLPVVASPTSISNVSLFLTNLRLLDLDLSPDWPGISPSTFNAKDAGGQKKRVQCVEWALYHLFALYDRDETRNKLLPFFPPNDQVQSLNLRAALLRQLEQAKKNGVLGRDAVVRKTMLDECKGERLEEVLAVFSSVVLKKVVAERQLNSRDPMSPPLAQALALENMGYSGDKTELTVLVLAHRVSLQRTLDEKNALRKRFNSFAELLADKERGIARRRRQQQDQGDDGEEGVPEQTRRDVWKTVRNNWTGSERWMETLLHGDSQAQRDGVLSAPFDRVWRRVQSDRLAELDEKEPGLLEQLDDRVRSQRERLERWQGFRQRMFGDTASGSTTRQAGAQERPRGIDLGFRGHETLHMGRASTKKLASSRASDFDHEYEKLISNLKAELDGITPSATHIPSFFQQAPTVVPPLDLDGVVESESEEISDISDHEPTPIAVRPSPPRRDPIKLEPVFEPVLRKAQSFYHDEIDVNEIPTTPSRHALRRSATIKSNTPSPRRREPTQTPTPTQSPRRRLSSPPKPTLTPTRNTVLPAPQLSPQLPSPPEELPSPTQEMADQILASVSNASPSPIKRSRHTLSLAERTRLSMARRTSHANLRVSAEDDDLLLDSPAPEPQKQPQPPSITPPSPPTGTNGYEDLVSRTRRSMANFEAVKQKAQIERRRSLRQAKAAPTTPQNQAGRPRSAYFSSLDEEGEDSYQDEGNTTLLIAEELINEGKEDDYEAVFMSRPKIATSPVGTPVMRGRNWAGSDF